The DNA window GTTGAGTGAATTCATATATTTGCAGCCCTTTAATTAACAAAGCTTTACATTATTTCAAACCATGGGAAAAGGAGATCAGCGTTCGAAAAAAGGTAAAAGAGTCAGAGGCACATATGGAGTGCTCAGACCACGCACACCCAAAGGAAGAGGTAGATACACCGCACCAGTATCTGGAAGCACAGCTGTGCTGGAGGAAGTAGAAGCTGCACCTGCCAAGAAGGCCAAGAAAAAAGCAGCCCCTAAGAAGGAGTCAACGGCTAAAAAAGCCACTGCGACCAAGAAAGCCGCTGCACCTGCCAAGAAAGCTGCTGCACCTGCCAAGAAGGCTACCAGTACTAAGAAATCAGGCGCTGACAACCTGACCAAGATCGAAGGTATCGGGCCAAAGATCGCTGAGACGCTCACTGCAGCGGGAATCGATTCATTTGCCGCATTGGCAGGCGAGAAGCCGGAAAAACTCTCAGAAGTCATTGCCGATGTAAGAGGTAACCATGTCACCGATACATGGCCGGAGCAAGCTGCCCTAGCCGCAGATGACAAATGGGATGAGCTGAAAAAACTTCAAGACGAACTGGACGGAGGAAAGCGTAAGTGATCCTACTTCAGTAAAAAGAATAGAAAGACCCTTCCGGATTGGAAGGGTTTTTTTATGGTATTCAGGGATAGAGACGCTCGATGATCCAGGACCGACCGGACTTGGAATAGCGGAAACGGTCATGCAGACGGCTCGTGCGTCCCTTCCAGAATTCCCACTCGTCAGGTTGCAGCGCATAGCCTCCCCAGTGGAGGGGACGTGGGATATCTTGGCCTTCATACTCGGCTTCCAGGTCTTGGATGTGTTTCTCCAATTCTTCCCGGCTCTCCAGCGTTTGACTCTGTTGTGAGGCCCACGCCCCTATCTGGCTACTTCTCGGCCTACTGGCAAAATAGCTGTCTGAAATCTCATCGCTCACTTTATCCACCTTGCCTCGCACCGTCACTTGCCGATGCAACTCTGGCCAGAAGAAATGCATGACGGCCTTATCTTCTACGGCCAACTCCACACCTTTCCTACTTCTATAATTGGTGAAGAATGTAAGTGTGCCTTCCCCCATTCCCCGGAGATACAGGATACGACACGATGGGTATCCCTCATGGCCGATGGTCCCTAGAGTGAAAGCGTAGGGCTCATTGACCTCTTGCTCTATGGCTTCTTTCAGCCAGAGCTCGAAGAGATGCATGGGCTCTTCACTGAGGTCTTGCCGCCTGAGCGGAGAATCCTCAAAATCCCTTCTATCCTGTGAGATATGTCGATGTAGATCTTCCATACAATGCCAAAGTAATCAATTGAAGAAGCTAATTCTCCACAAAGCGTATTCAAGTATTGTTGCATTATAGACCTTGATTTTGGTCTGATGGTTGCATAGGTTTGAACATGATGAAGTTCCAACCGGAAAATAAAGAAGAACCG is part of the Flavobacteriales bacterium genome and encodes:
- a CDS encoding 30S ribosomal protein THX, coding for MGKGDQRSKKGKRVRGTYGVLRPRTPKGRGRYTAPVSGSTAVLEEVEAAPAKKAKKKAAPKKESTAKKATATKKAAAPAKKAAAPAKKATSTKKSGADNLTKIEGIGPKIAETLTAAGIDSFAALAGEKPEKLSEVIADVRGNHVTDTWPEQAALAADDKWDELKKLQDELDGGKRK
- the pdxH gene encoding pyridoxamine 5'-phosphate oxidase, with amino-acid sequence MEDLHRHISQDRRDFEDSPLRRQDLSEEPMHLFELWLKEAIEQEVNEPYAFTLGTIGHEGYPSCRILYLRGMGEGTLTFFTNYRSRKGVELAVEDKAVMHFFWPELHRQVTVRGKVDKVSDEISDSYFASRPRSSQIGAWASQQSQTLESREELEKHIQDLEAEYEGQDIPRPLHWGGYALQPDEWEFWKGRTSRLHDRFRYSKSGRSWIIERLYP